In Scytonema millei VB511283, a single window of DNA contains:
- a CDS encoding family 10 glycosylhydrolase: MSDCKLSQLKFLQLRRLQRYLAAIAFTSSLLVMSLGNHPVIAQTTAYCQESEAVRQEKESLLQKALQGDTEAQNRYKQLINQQAQQLAECRDRTPPQHQAIWLRLYPCDTQPGVLDKIMDRIVSRGYNYVYIETFADGQVLLPASANPTAWPAMVRTPGTENTDLLAEAIQKAHERGLKVYAWMFMMNFGYSYGQRSDRQSVLARNFKGDTSLNVVDNASQVFIDPYNVQAKRDFYQLVQQVVRRRPDGVLFDYVRYPRGLGGASVVSKVQDLWIYSEAARQALEQRALNKKGRELIKRYVAKGALSASDVDEVDKLYPDEGEPLWQGRTPPTQEEKKVLPSAAARRPLLQLELWRLSVAHALQGILDFVALAASPVQQQGIQTGLVFFPDGNQVVGEGYDSRLQPWDRFPTSAEWHPMSYAACGNADCIAALVQRVFKYAPPEAKVIPAIAGTWGQSISNRPSLEAQMSAIERAAPQVKGMSHFAFSWQEPETENLRKSCRWK, translated from the coding sequence GCCTACTGTCAGGAATCAGAAGCAGTAAGGCAAGAGAAAGAAAGTTTACTCCAGAAAGCATTACAAGGTGACACAGAGGCGCAAAACCGCTATAAACAGCTAATAAACCAACAAGCACAGCAATTAGCAGAGTGCCGCGATCGCACTCCGCCTCAACATCAAGCGATTTGGTTGCGGCTTTATCCCTGCGATACTCAGCCAGGGGTATTAGACAAGATTATGGATCGGATTGTCAGCCGAGGCTATAACTACGTTTACATCGAGACATTTGCGGATGGGCAAGTGCTATTACCCGCATCGGCTAACCCGACAGCATGGCCTGCGATGGTGCGTACCCCTGGGACGGAAAATACAGATTTACTCGCCGAAGCAATTCAAAAAGCCCACGAACGAGGCTTGAAAGTCTACGCTTGGATGTTTATGATGAACTTCGGCTATTCTTACGGGCAACGCAGCGATCGCCAATCGGTATTAGCCAGGAATTTTAAGGGCGATACGAGCTTAAATGTTGTAGATAACGCCAGTCAAGTATTTATCGATCCTTACAACGTCCAGGCAAAGCGGGACTTCTATCAGTTGGTGCAACAAGTGGTACGCCGCCGCCCTGATGGAGTCTTATTTGACTACGTGCGTTATCCACGCGGTTTGGGTGGTGCTTCTGTAGTCTCTAAAGTACAAGATTTATGGATTTATAGCGAAGCAGCCCGTCAAGCTTTAGAACAACGGGCGTTGAACAAAAAGGGGCGAGAACTGATTAAACGCTATGTTGCTAAGGGTGCGTTATCAGCCTCAGATGTTGATGAGGTCGATAAGCTTTATCCCGATGAAGGAGAACCACTTTGGCAGGGACGCACTCCACCCACTCAAGAGGAGAAAAAAGTGTTACCGAGTGCTGCGGCGCGTCGTCCGCTGCTACAGTTGGAGTTGTGGCGGTTGAGTGTAGCCCATGCCCTACAAGGAATTCTCGATTTTGTCGCCTTGGCAGCTTCACCAGTACAACAACAGGGAATACAGACAGGGTTAGTGTTTTTTCCTGATGGCAACCAAGTTGTAGGTGAGGGGTATGATTCCCGCTTGCAACCTTGGGATCGGTTTCCTACCAGTGCGGAGTGGCATCCCATGTCCTATGCTGCTTGCGGTAACGCCGATTGCATTGCGGCTTTGGTGCAAAGAGTGTTTAAATACGCGCCACCTGAAGCTAAAGTTATTCCGGCGATCGCTGGTACATGGGGACAGTCTATCAGCAATCGCCCCTCTCTCGAAGCTCAAATGAGCGCGATCGAGCGTGCTGCACCTCAAGTCAAAGGGATGAGCCATTTTGCTTTTTCTTGGCAAGAACCTGAAACTGAAAATTTGCGCAAGTCTTGTCGTTGGAAATAG
- a CDS encoding A/G-specific adenine glycosylase has product MKKVLIDRGVRQLLAWYDRDRRPLPWRQQVNIYHTWICEVMSQQTTLAVVLPKFAQFIQQLPTVDDLANCDEEILHQLWAGLGYYARARNLKKGAEFIVNRLNGRFPQSYREWLQIPGCGDYTAAAIASICLNEKVPCIDGNVIRVVSRLLALQDVWSTAGRSRIQDYLTQVIPSDRPGDFNQAMMELGATICRKTKPRCDICPLQMQCLAYANNCIEICPPKKPRRVLVDTELFVLIFWHRETDTFAIVERTDGFLAKTRGFPLTIAHQLSKLDRWQPLQLPGKFTHAIAHHRITGRICVIQLNSNDIDISMRQHLALSKTLHWMNRLDLSAKLSTALDRKAFQLFQNYTYSDSICEQLALNL; this is encoded by the coding sequence GTGAAAAAAGTGTTAATCGATCGAGGCGTAAGACAACTTCTGGCTTGGTACGATCGCGATCGCAGACCGCTACCGTGGCGACAGCAGGTCAATATTTATCACACTTGGATCTGTGAGGTCATGAGCCAACAGACAACTCTAGCCGTTGTCTTACCCAAATTTGCTCAATTTATTCAACAACTGCCTACGGTAGACGATCTAGCCAACTGCGATGAAGAGATATTACACCAACTCTGGGCTGGATTGGGATATTATGCGCGAGCGAGAAACTTGAAAAAAGGTGCAGAGTTCATCGTCAACCGCCTCAACGGTCGTTTTCCCCAATCTTATCGCGAATGGTTGCAAATTCCGGGTTGTGGCGATTATACTGCTGCCGCGATCGCCAGTATTTGCTTGAATGAAAAAGTTCCTTGTATTGATGGTAATGTCATACGGGTGGTGAGTCGCTTGCTAGCCTTACAAGATGTGTGGAGTACAGCAGGGCGATCGCGCATCCAAGATTATCTCACGCAAGTCATTCCTAGCGATCGTCCTGGTGATTTTAATCAAGCGATGATGGAGTTGGGTGCAACAATCTGCCGAAAAACGAAACCCCGTTGCGATATTTGTCCTTTACAAATGCAATGTTTAGCTTACGCTAACAATTGTATTGAAATTTGTCCTCCTAAAAAACCCCGCCGCGTTTTAGTAGATACGGAATTATTCGTGCTAATTTTCTGGCATCGAGAAACTGATACTTTTGCAATTGTCGAAAGAACAGATGGATTTTTAGCTAAAACAAGGGGATTTCCTTTGACGATCGCGCATCAATTATCAAAACTCGATCGCTGGCAACCGCTTCAACTACCAGGAAAATTTACCCATGCGATCGCTCATCATCGTATTACTGGAAGGATTTGCGTTATTCAATTAAATAGTAATGACATTGATATCTCCATGCGGCAGCATTTGGCTTTATCGAAAACCCTACACTGGATGAATCGTCTAGACCTAAGCGCAAAACTCTCAACCGCACTCGATCGAAAAGCTTTTCAGTTATTTCAAAATTACACTTATTCTGATTCAATTTGCGAACAACTCGCACTAAATTTATAG